A region of Photobacterium sanguinicancri DNA encodes the following proteins:
- a CDS encoding acetolactate synthase 3 large subunit yields the protein MEMLSGADMIVRSMIDQGVKHIFGYPGGSVLDIYDALHEKSDIEHVLVRHEQAAVHMADGYARATGDVGVVLVTSGPGATNAITGIATAYMDSIPMVVFSGQVMSNLIGNDAFQECDMVGISRPVVKHSFLVKKPEDIPAIIKKAFYIAASGRPGPVVIDIPKDMLNPAEAYPYQYPEDISLRSYNPTTQGHKGQIKRGLKALLAAKKPVLYVGGGAIMSACSEQLLSLAESLNIPVVNTLMGLGAFPGTHKNCLGMLGMHGTYEANMAMHNADLIFGVGVRFDDRTTNNVEKYCPNATIMHIDIDPSSISKTIAVDIPIVGSADTILNCMLKLLSDQEATNDQDAAASWWADIETWRSRKCLNYDASGDRIKPQQVIDVLYRLTNGDAYVTSDVGQHQMFAALYYPFDKPRRWINSGGLGTMGFGLPAAMGVKFALPDAEVVCVTGDGSIQMNIQELSTALQYDIPVKIINLNNRFLGMVKQWQDMIYQGRHSHSYMDSVPDFAAIAEAYGHVGVRISDPKELEGELEKALALKDKLVFIDISVDETEHVYPMLIRGGSMSEMWLSKTERT from the coding sequence GCGATATAGAGCACGTCCTCGTACGTCATGAGCAAGCCGCGGTTCATATGGCTGATGGTTATGCCCGTGCAACTGGAGATGTGGGGGTTGTCCTTGTGACTTCAGGCCCTGGTGCTACTAATGCGATTACCGGTATTGCAACGGCGTATATGGACTCTATCCCAATGGTGGTCTTTTCCGGTCAGGTGATGAGTAATCTTATTGGTAATGATGCCTTCCAAGAGTGTGACATGGTGGGTATTTCTCGTCCTGTCGTGAAACACAGCTTTTTAGTTAAGAAGCCTGAAGATATTCCTGCGATCATCAAAAAAGCCTTTTATATTGCCGCGAGCGGCCGTCCTGGGCCTGTGGTTATTGATATCCCTAAAGACATGCTGAATCCAGCGGAGGCCTACCCATATCAGTACCCAGAAGATATCTCATTACGCTCATATAACCCAACCACTCAAGGTCATAAAGGGCAGATTAAGCGCGGTCTTAAAGCCTTATTAGCGGCGAAAAAGCCAGTGCTATATGTGGGTGGTGGTGCAATCATGTCAGCCTGTAGTGAGCAACTACTGAGCCTTGCTGAATCGCTAAACATTCCTGTTGTTAATACCCTTATGGGCCTAGGCGCCTTCCCGGGGACTCATAAAAACTGCTTAGGAATGCTAGGCATGCATGGTACTTATGAAGCCAATATGGCCATGCATAATGCTGACCTTATTTTTGGGGTTGGGGTGCGTTTCGATGACCGTACGACCAATAATGTTGAAAAGTACTGTCCTAATGCAACGATCATGCATATCGATATCGATCCATCTTCAATATCGAAAACAATTGCAGTTGATATTCCAATTGTAGGCTCGGCTGATACGATCCTTAATTGCATGCTTAAACTATTGTCCGATCAAGAGGCAACGAATGATCAGGATGCGGCAGCAAGCTGGTGGGCGGATATCGAAACATGGCGTAGCCGTAAGTGCTTAAACTACGATGCTTCGGGTGATCGCATCAAACCACAACAAGTGATTGATGTTCTTTATCGCCTGACCAATGGTGATGCTTATGTCACATCAGATGTAGGCCAGCATCAGATGTTTGCAGCCTTGTATTATCCGTTTGATAAACCGCGTCGTTGGATTAATTCTGGTGGTTTAGGCACCATGGGGTTTGGTCTACCTGCAGCAATGGGCGTTAAGTTTGCCTTGCCTGATGCAGAAGTGGTTTGTGTCACTGGTGATGGCAGTATTCAAATGAATATCCAAGAACTATCGACAGCGCTGCAATACGATATCCCAGTGAAAATTATCAATTTGAATAATCGCTTCTTGGGGATGGTAAAACAGTGGCAAGATATGATCTACCAAGGTCGCCATTCACATTCTTATATGGACTCAGTGCCTGATTTTGCTGCTATAGCTGAAGCCTATGGCCATGTAGGTGTCAGGATCTCGGATCCGAAAGAATTGGAAGGTGAGCTAGAAAAAGCACTGGCGTTAAAAGATAAATTGGTTTTCATTGATATCAGTGTGGATGAAACTGAGCACGTTTACCCGATGCTGATCCGTGGTGGCTCAATGAGTGAAATGTGGTTAAGTAAAACGGAGAGAACATAA
- a CDS encoding GntR family transcriptional regulator yields the protein MSSPTLTNQVTEVIRQDILLGELAPGQKLVVADLKQRYNVGASPIREALVQLSWKKFVRFAPQKGCWVSPISLAELEDLFETNLVLSRVLIERAIQNGDEAWEINILTSYHKLSRINPAESEVDFVEWEQRHSQFHLALLAGSNSPIMLDLYREVYDQIERYRHIWVCRSRDYQERYHDNGEHEAMMKAVLNKDTEQALTLLNSHFQRAVEMIKAYL from the coding sequence GTGTCTAGCCCAACTTTGACCAATCAAGTCACAGAGGTGATTCGACAAGACATCTTGCTCGGCGAACTAGCGCCCGGCCAAAAGCTTGTTGTTGCCGATTTAAAGCAACGTTATAACGTTGGTGCATCTCCGATCCGAGAAGCTTTAGTCCAACTATCTTGGAAAAAGTTTGTCCGATTCGCTCCTCAAAAGGGATGCTGGGTTTCCCCTATTTCTTTAGCTGAACTCGAAGATTTATTTGAGACTAATTTGGTACTTTCTCGGGTGCTGATCGAGCGAGCAATCCAAAATGGTGATGAGGCATGGGAAATCAATATTTTGACAAGTTACCATAAACTCAGCCGGATCAACCCAGCTGAATCTGAAGTGGATTTTGTCGAGTGGGAACAACGCCACAGCCAATTTCATTTAGCACTGTTAGCGGGAAGTAACTCCCCTATCATGCTCGATTTATACCGTGAGGTGTATGACCAAATAGAGCGCTATCGTCATATTTGGGTATGCCGTTCTCGTGATTATCAAGAACGCTATCACGATAATGGTGAACATGAAGCTATGATGAAAGCGGTGCTGAATAAGGACACCGAGCAAGCATTAACCTTGCTCAATAGTCATTTCCAACGTGCCGTTGAAATGATTAAAGCCTATCTGTAG
- the ilvN gene encoding acetolactate synthase small subunit, with the protein MRRIVSVLLENESGALSRVVGLFSQRGYNIESLTVAPTDDKTLSRLNITTNVEDDAALEQIEKQLHKLIDILKVSNVTEGEHVERELMLVKVKASGFARAEVKRTADIFRGQIVDVTTQIYTIQLAGTSDKLDAFISAVGEATEIIEVARSGVVGVARGERALKA; encoded by the coding sequence ATGCGCAGGATAGTATCAGTATTATTAGAAAATGAATCTGGGGCATTATCACGTGTTGTTGGCTTGTTCTCTCAGCGTGGTTATAACATTGAATCGCTTACCGTAGCCCCGACGGATGATAAAACATTATCCCGACTGAATATCACCACCAATGTGGAAGATGATGCCGCGCTGGAACAAATAGAGAAACAGCTTCATAAACTGATCGATATTCTGAAAGTCAGCAATGTGACGGAAGGCGAACATGTCGAACGTGAACTGATGCTGGTGAAGGTAAAGGCCAGTGGTTTTGCTCGCGCTGAAGTGAAACGCACCGCGGATATTTTCCGTGGGCAGATTGTTGATGTGACGACTCAGATTTACACCATTCAACTTGCAGGAACGAGTGACAAGCTTGATGCGTTTATTTCTGCCGTTGGTGAAGCGACAGAGATTATTGAGGTTGCCCGCAGTGGTGTGGTTGGCGTAGCTCGAGGGGAGCGTGCGCTAAAAGCTTAA